A single genomic interval of Nonomuraea rubra harbors:
- a CDS encoding pyridoxal phosphate-dependent aminotransferase, with protein sequence MELSLLRAQAHSPSYFSLLRSSSGERAPVDFCIPCNPYFPTPEIFEHLGRNLETILKFYPSDAGTITEELCSTLGLHPKTVAMGNGSTELITWIDHLLVRESLAVPIPTFGRWTDQPLETGKRVDMYPLQESRNFALDVNDFVSFVRTRGSRVAVICNPNNPDGGYLPKHEVLRLLDRLIDLDLVIVDESFGDFVDAEPYPGIAAEAAVRPNVIVLRSLGKNFGLHGIRFGYLVANPALAGRVRDALPKWNLNSFAEVVVFMMRQFMPEYQESLRRLGNDRRAMFQQLSTMPGLSVFASQGNFLLVKLPPGHDGVPLRDHLLTEHGVYVRECGNKLGTTSQFLRLVVRPQEDVRRLLIGMTQFLYSGSLHEIPVIGLHHRAVNPISA encoded by the coding sequence GTGGAGCTCAGTCTCTTGCGGGCACAAGCGCACAGCCCGTCGTACTTCTCACTCCTGCGCAGCTCGTCGGGAGAGCGCGCCCCGGTGGACTTCTGCATCCCTTGCAACCCTTATTTCCCCACACCGGAGATCTTCGAGCACCTCGGGAGAAATCTGGAGACGATACTCAAGTTCTACCCGAGCGACGCGGGCACGATCACCGAGGAGCTCTGCTCCACGCTCGGGCTCCACCCCAAGACGGTCGCGATGGGCAACGGCTCCACGGAGCTGATCACCTGGATCGACCACCTGCTGGTCCGCGAGAGCCTCGCGGTGCCGATCCCGACCTTCGGCCGCTGGACCGACCAGCCGCTGGAGACGGGCAAACGGGTGGACATGTATCCGCTGCAGGAGAGCCGCAACTTCGCGCTCGACGTGAACGACTTCGTCTCGTTCGTCCGTACGCGCGGCTCGCGGGTGGCGGTGATCTGCAACCCGAACAACCCCGACGGGGGTTACCTGCCCAAGCACGAGGTCCTGCGCCTGCTCGACCGGCTCATCGACCTCGATCTGGTGATCGTGGACGAGTCGTTCGGCGACTTCGTCGACGCCGAGCCGTACCCGGGGATCGCGGCGGAGGCGGCCGTGCGGCCGAACGTGATCGTGCTGCGCAGCCTCGGCAAGAACTTCGGCCTGCACGGCATCCGCTTCGGCTACCTGGTGGCCAACCCGGCGCTGGCCGGGCGGGTCAGGGACGCGCTGCCCAAATGGAACCTCAACTCGTTCGCCGAGGTCGTGGTGTTCATGATGCGGCAGTTCATGCCCGAGTACCAGGAGAGCCTCAGGCGGCTGGGCAACGACAGGAGGGCGATGTTCCAGCAGCTCAGCACGATGCCGGGGCTGTCGGTGTTCGCCTCGCAGGGTAACTTCCTGCTGGTGAAGCTGCCGCCGGGCCACGACGGCGTGCCGCTGCGCGACCACCTGCTCACCGAGCACGGCGTGTACGTGCGCGAGTGCGGCAACAAGCTCGGCACGACGAGCCAGTTCCTGCGGCTCGTCGTACGCCCTCAGGAGGACGTACGACGGCTGCTGATCGGCATGACGCAGTTCCTGTACTCGGGCAGCCTGCACGAGATCCCGGTGATCGGCCTGCACCACAGGGCCGTCAACCCGATCTCCGCGTGA
- a CDS encoding PP2C family protein-serine/threonine phosphatase, with product MTDDGRRRDGPRLSTPVMLLGGILVTVVVLSLDLATGTAVRLFPLLIFLPAIVSALGEVWQTVLASVWVILVEIVIGLYVGAQTDDVLLAAGFMAVFGTLSALGCRYRVRREEEVHRLRSAAAALQRLIVRPLPLRTADVVVNGLYQPVEEDTMVGGDMYEVAASRHGTRVLIADVQGKGLPAIGTALAVLGSFREAAYREPTLTGVVAALETSVVRQNAFASLTGEPERLVTALVLDIGEGPVVEAVNCGHIAPFVIHDGDAAQADLGEPAVPLGLAALSPAPRKGTRFTFPPGATMLLCTDGVTEARDPRGAFYPLEERLRAYARAPSGGLAARLEADLRGFTRAAPRDDIAILTLRRTEPSP from the coding sequence GTGACGGACGATGGGCGGCGCCGCGACGGGCCGCGGCTGAGCACGCCGGTGATGCTGCTGGGGGGCATCCTGGTCACCGTCGTGGTGCTCTCGCTGGACCTGGCCACGGGCACGGCGGTACGGCTGTTCCCGCTGCTGATCTTCCTGCCGGCGATCGTCTCGGCGCTCGGCGAGGTCTGGCAGACGGTGCTGGCCTCGGTGTGGGTGATCCTGGTGGAGATCGTCATCGGCCTGTACGTCGGCGCGCAGACCGACGACGTCCTGCTCGCGGCCGGGTTCATGGCGGTGTTCGGGACGCTGAGCGCGCTCGGCTGCCGCTACCGGGTGCGGCGCGAGGAGGAGGTGCACCGGCTGCGCTCGGCCGCGGCGGCGCTGCAGCGGCTGATCGTGCGCCCGCTGCCCCTGCGCACGGCCGACGTGGTCGTCAACGGCCTCTACCAGCCGGTGGAGGAGGACACGATGGTGGGCGGCGACATGTACGAGGTGGCCGCCTCCCGCCACGGCACCCGCGTGCTGATCGCGGACGTCCAGGGCAAGGGCCTGCCCGCGATCGGCACGGCCCTGGCTGTGCTGGGCTCGTTCAGGGAGGCCGCCTACCGCGAGCCCACGCTCACCGGCGTCGTGGCCGCCCTGGAGACCTCCGTGGTCAGGCAGAACGCGTTCGCCTCGCTCACCGGCGAGCCCGAGCGGCTGGTCACCGCCCTCGTGCTCGACATCGGCGAGGGGCCCGTCGTCGAGGCCGTCAACTGCGGGCACATCGCCCCGTTCGTCATCCACGACGGCGACGCGGCCCAGGCGGACCTGGGCGAGCCCGCCGTGCCGCTCGGCCTGGCGGCGCTGTCGCCGGCGCCGAGGAAGGGCACGCGGTTCACGTTCCCGCCCGGCGCGACGATGCTGCTGTGCACCGACGGGGTCACCGAGGCCCGCGACCCCCGCGGCGCCTTCTACCCGCTGGAGGAGCGGCTGCGCGCCTACGCCCGCGCCCCGTCCGGCGGGCTGGCCGCCAGGCTCGAGGCGGACCTGCGCGGCTTCACCCGCGCCGCACCGCGCGACGACATCGCGATCCTCACGCTCCGCAGGACCGAACCGTCACCATGA
- a CDS encoding ABC transporter ATP-binding protein translates to MRSFDPETSASPSSSVLRLLRPGPGAAAALAAAIAAATALPLAAPQVTRRFVDDAIGGASIRHLTLVALGYLALAVAGQAARMVTAWLAGRLAWDGTNRLRERLTGHALGLDLAFHGRHTPGELIERVDGDVVAVADFVVAFLLDVVASVLLLAGVVVVVFAVDWRIGAALLAYCLIVGYGMARAQRLAVPSAARARAASATLFGTLEERFAGAEDIRANGAGEHTVRRFHQVAAALFRAENRDARIGTTLLAGTSVAFAAGTAVMLALAAWTVETGTLTVGTAVLLFQYTLMVRAPFERLIDQIRQYQAALAGLARIAALLAERPALTPGTRPLPGTGPLGLRVEGVAFSYPDDDEQVLSGIDVTLAPGETLGLVGRTGSGKTTLARLVLRLHDPVEGAVRVGGVDLREADPRSLRARIGVVTQDVQLFAASVRDNLTLFRPSPGDERLMEVLQAVGLDEWAAGLPDGLDTELRGLSAGQGQLLAFARAFLADPGLVVLDEASSRLDPATERRIEDSVGRLLEGRTGVIIAHRLSSLSRVDKIAVLHRGKIVEYGRRDELAADPGSRFGRLLDLAGVGR, encoded by the coding sequence TTGAGATCGTTCGATCCGGAGACCTCAGCATCACCTAGTTCCTCCGTCCTCCGGCTGCTCCGCCCGGGACCGGGCGCCGCCGCGGCTCTCGCCGCCGCGATCGCCGCCGCGACCGCGCTCCCGCTGGCCGCGCCGCAGGTGACCCGGAGGTTCGTCGACGACGCCATCGGCGGCGCGAGCATCCGGCACCTGACCTTGGTCGCCCTCGGCTACCTCGCGCTCGCCGTGGCGGGCCAGGCGGCCAGGATGGTGACCGCGTGGCTGGCCGGCAGGCTCGCCTGGGACGGAACCAACCGCCTGCGCGAACGCCTCACCGGCCACGCGCTCGGCCTCGACCTGGCCTTCCACGGCCGCCACACCCCCGGCGAGCTGATCGAGCGGGTGGACGGCGACGTCGTGGCGGTCGCCGACTTCGTCGTGGCGTTCCTGCTGGACGTCGTGGCCAGCGTGCTGCTCCTGGCGGGAGTGGTCGTCGTCGTGTTCGCCGTCGACTGGCGCATCGGGGCCGCGCTGCTGGCGTACTGCCTGATCGTCGGGTACGGCATGGCCCGCGCCCAGCGGCTGGCCGTGCCGTCGGCGGCCCGCGCGCGAGCCGCGAGCGCCACCCTGTTCGGCACCCTCGAAGAGCGGTTCGCCGGCGCCGAGGACATCAGGGCCAACGGCGCGGGCGAGCACACCGTGCGCCGCTTCCACCAGGTCGCCGCCGCCCTCTTCCGCGCCGAGAACCGCGACGCCCGCATCGGCACCACGCTGCTCGCCGGCACCTCCGTGGCCTTCGCCGCCGGCACGGCCGTCATGCTGGCGCTGGCCGCGTGGACCGTCGAGACGGGCACGCTCACGGTGGGCACGGCCGTGCTGCTCTTCCAGTACACGCTCATGGTGCGGGCGCCGTTCGAGCGGCTCATCGACCAGATCAGGCAGTACCAGGCGGCCCTGGCCGGCCTGGCCCGCATCGCGGCCCTGCTCGCCGAGCGGCCCGCGCTGACCCCCGGCACGCGCCCGCTGCCGGGTACCGGGCCGCTCGGCCTGCGCGTCGAAGGCGTCGCGTTCTCCTACCCGGACGACGACGAGCAGGTGCTGTCCGGCATCGACGTCACGCTGGCGCCCGGCGAGACGCTGGGCCTGGTCGGGCGGACGGGCAGCGGCAAGACCACCCTGGCCAGGCTCGTGCTGCGGCTGCACGACCCCGTCGAGGGCGCCGTCCGCGTCGGCGGCGTGGACCTGCGCGAGGCCGACCCCCGCTCGCTGCGCGCCAGGATCGGCGTGGTCACCCAGGACGTGCAGCTGTTCGCGGCGAGCGTGCGCGACAACCTGACGCTGTTCAGGCCGTCGCCGGGCGACGAGCGGCTGATGGAGGTGCTGCAGGCGGTCGGGCTCGACGAGTGGGCGGCCGGGCTGCCCGACGGGCTCGACACCGAGCTGCGCGGCTTGTCGGCGGGGCAGGGGCAGCTCCTGGCGTTCGCGCGGGCGTTCCTCGCCGATCCCGGGCTCGTCGTCCTGGACGAGGCGTCCAGCCGCCTCGACCCCGCCACTGAGCGGCGCATCGAGGACAGCGTCGGCCGGCTGCTCGAAGGCAGGACCGGCGTGATCATCGCGCACCGCCTGTCGTCCCTGTCCCGGGTGGACAAGATCGCGGTGCTCCACCGCGGCAAGATCGTCGAGTACGGCCGCCGCGACGAGCTCGCCGCGGACCCGGGCAGCAGGTTCGGCCGGCTGCTCGACCTGGCGGGGGTGGGCCGATGA
- a CDS encoding ATP-binding cassette domain-containing protein — MRPVMLVATRLATFDLRRYVVGALLWLPVHVIPLAGGLVLQQVFDQISGHQPAALRATLWWCAAFVGVELVRGLVIVVAWTYGVYWWNAAATLLRANVLRSVLTARGPVAARMSHSSGEAVARMRDDVADAVDFTDESVSLAGTTLFAVVAVPIMASVDPVITVVLALPMIAVGVLSRTMRRVVERLHRRARRLGAAVTAYVGEVFGGVLALKTAGAEEAALERLREHNRRRRDAAVRDRMATDLLGAATTTTIELSTGLVLLLAAPSMRGGDFTVGDLALFTSYIGWLTALPRSIGTILYRLPQAAVATERLTGLMAPHEDAGTLSGGADVWLHRDPPPAAPPAEPPAGPPLASASSHAEPLRVLEARGLTVRGVLHGVDLRLERGSFTVVTGAVGAGKSTLVRALLGLLPLDGGTISWNGVPVEDPGTFLVPGRTAYAGQVPRLFSATLRENLLLGLPASDDDARRALELAVFEQDLDGMPDGLGTVVGPRGVRLSGGQVQRATAARALVREPDLLVVDDLSSALDVETEQLLWERIAGRGPETVLVVSHRQAALERADQVIVLDRGRVAGCGRLGELLESCPEMRRLWHAELIAEAEERTGG, encoded by the coding sequence ATGAGGCCGGTGATGCTGGTGGCCACCCGGCTGGCCACGTTCGACCTGCGCCGGTACGTCGTGGGGGCGCTGCTGTGGCTGCCCGTCCACGTGATCCCGCTGGCCGGTGGGCTCGTTCTGCAGCAGGTCTTCGACCAGATCAGCGGGCACCAGCCGGCCGCTCTGCGGGCCACGTTGTGGTGGTGTGCGGCGTTCGTGGGGGTCGAGCTGGTTCGCGGGCTGGTGATCGTCGTCGCGTGGACGTACGGCGTGTACTGGTGGAACGCGGCGGCGACCCTGCTGCGTGCCAACGTGCTGCGCTCCGTGCTGACCGCGCGCGGGCCGGTCGCGGCGCGGATGTCGCACTCCTCGGGTGAGGCCGTCGCGCGGATGCGGGACGACGTGGCCGACGCCGTGGACTTCACCGACGAGAGCGTCAGCCTGGCGGGGACGACGCTGTTCGCCGTCGTGGCCGTGCCGATCATGGCGTCCGTGGATCCCGTGATCACGGTGGTGCTGGCGCTGCCGATGATCGCGGTCGGGGTGCTGAGCAGGACGATGCGGCGGGTGGTGGAGCGGCTGCACCGGCGGGCCAGGAGGCTCGGCGCGGCCGTGACGGCGTACGTGGGGGAGGTGTTCGGCGGTGTGCTGGCGCTCAAGACGGCGGGGGCCGAGGAGGCGGCCCTGGAGCGGTTGCGCGAGCACAACCGGCGGCGGCGCGACGCCGCTGTCAGGGACCGCATGGCGACCGACCTGCTGGGTGCCGCGACCACCACGACGATCGAGCTCAGCACCGGGCTCGTGCTGCTGCTCGCCGCGCCCTCCATGCGCGGCGGCGACTTCACCGTCGGGGACCTGGCGCTGTTCACCAGCTACATCGGCTGGCTCACCGCGCTGCCCCGCTCGATCGGCACCATCCTGTACCGGCTGCCCCAGGCGGCGGTCGCCACGGAGCGGCTCACCGGGCTGATGGCGCCGCACGAGGACGCCGGCACCCTGTCAGGCGGCGCCGACGTCTGGCTGCACCGCGACCCGCCGCCCGCGGCGCCGCCTGCCGAGCCGCCTGCCGGGCCGCCCCTTGCGTCGGCGTCCTCGCACGCCGAGCCGCTGCGGGTGCTCGAAGCGCGTGGGCTCACCGTGCGGGGAGTGCTGCACGGTGTCGATCTGCGGCTCGAACGCGGGTCGTTCACGGTGGTCACAGGAGCCGTGGGGGCGGGCAAGAGCACGCTGGTACGCGCCCTGCTCGGCCTCCTGCCGCTGGACGGGGGCACGATCTCGTGGAACGGTGTCCCGGTCGAGGATCCGGGCACGTTCCTCGTCCCGGGGCGCACGGCGTACGCGGGCCAGGTGCCGCGCCTGTTCTCGGCGACGCTGCGGGAGAACCTGCTGCTCGGCCTGCCCGCGAGCGACGACGACGCCCGGCGGGCGCTGGAGCTGGCGGTGTTCGAGCAGGACCTGGACGGGATGCCGGACGGGCTCGGCACGGTCGTCGGGCCGCGCGGGGTGCGGCTGTCCGGCGGGCAGGTGCAGCGGGCCACCGCCGCCCGCGCCCTCGTCCGTGAGCCCGACCTGCTGGTGGTGGACGACCTGTCGTCCGCGCTGGACGTCGAGACCGAGCAGCTGTTGTGGGAGCGGATCGCCGGGCGCGGGCCGGAGACCGTGCTGGTCGTCTCCCATCGGCAGGCCGCGCTCGAACGGGCCGACCAGGTGATCGTCCTGGACCGGGGGCGCGTCGCCGGGTGCGGGCGGCTGGGGGAGCTGCTGGAGAGCTGCCCCGAGATGCGGCGGCTGTGGCA